The following are encoded in a window of Parachlamydiales bacterium genomic DNA:
- a CDS encoding DUF952 domain-containing protein translates to MTPPAYLYKILSLDNWAGSAASEDVALPSDDTQFIHLSTQEQLEKITSKYWKDVPEYILLKLEVSKLKGKLILEANPGGSNKYYHLYDGSIPKDAIVETRHIIEVTE, encoded by the coding sequence ATGACCCCTCCTGCTTATCTATATAAAATCCTATCTTTAGATAATTGGGCTGGAAGCGCCGCATCAGAAGATGTGGCTCTTCCATCGGACGACACGCAATTCATCCATTTATCTACGCAAGAACAACTAGAGAAAATTACATCCAAATATTGGAAAGATGTTCCTGAATATATCCTATTGAAGCTGGAAGTGAGTAAATTGAAGGGTAAGCTTATCCTGGAAGCAAATCCCGGAGGAAGCAATAAGTACTATCACTTATATGACGGATCTATTCCAAAGGATGCGATTGTAGAGACCAGACATATCATTGAGGTAACGGAATAA
- a CDS encoding carotenoid biosynthesis protein: protein MSLVRWIVIIIFLVVTVISSFDLGPNINAIMPVLSVISLFCAACLHGKIRYGLKNLAIFFIITWLVSHFFEALSIQIGFPFGHYHYEKLAGPRLFEVPLIIMFAYFSMAYVSWILSTVILNQYFKPLQADKVFLIPFVATFIMVMWDLCMDPLSSSIGSLWVWKGGGSYFGVPLQNYFGWFFVVYIIFQSFALYIAKHELYSDEQHKVFIRKSFWFEAVALYGIQGLFQLLSPFTTVDHKDIYGPMALVTIFTMMFVTLISFVLIKDSRKLEHTY from the coding sequence ATGAGTCTAGTTAGATGGATTGTTATTATAATTTTTCTTGTCGTAACGGTTATCTCAAGCTTTGATTTGGGACCTAATATCAATGCTATAATGCCAGTACTTTCGGTGATCTCTTTATTTTGCGCCGCCTGTCTACACGGGAAAATAAGGTATGGCCTAAAAAACTTAGCCATATTTTTTATTATCACATGGTTAGTAAGTCATTTTTTTGAAGCGCTTAGTATACAAATAGGATTCCCATTCGGACATTATCACTACGAAAAGTTAGCAGGGCCAAGGCTGTTTGAAGTACCGCTCATTATTATGTTTGCCTATTTCAGTATGGCTTATGTTTCTTGGATTTTATCTACAGTTATTCTCAACCAGTATTTTAAACCTCTACAAGCTGACAAAGTTTTTCTCATTCCTTTTGTCGCCACTTTTATTATGGTTATGTGGGATCTTTGTATGGATCCTCTTTCTTCATCCATCGGATCATTATGGGTATGGAAAGGGGGAGGTTCTTATTTTGGCGTGCCCCTGCAAAACTATTTCGGTTGGTTTTTTGTGGTATATATAATTTTCCAAAGTTTTGCCTTATATATAGCTAAGCATGAATTATACTCAGATGAGCAACACAAGGTTTTCATTCGGAAATCTTTTTGGTTTGAGGCAGTAGCCCTCTATGGAATTCAGGGGCTATTTCAGCTTCTAAGTCCTTTTACGACAGTGGATCATAAAGATATCTACGGTCCCATGGCATTGGTCACAATTTTCACAATGATGTTTGTAACTTTGATTTCATTTGTATTGATCAAAGACTCACGAAAATTAGAGCACACCTACTAA